A single window of Oerskovia paurometabola DNA harbors:
- a CDS encoding DUF7937 domain-containing protein: MTNETDPGPGPDQQSPTPAGGAAKAPSSDTPATGTAPAAARVAEQKPEAAAGSNPFAGIPVSDYVRDGVAALLLFVSLTMPWDVGHKASDKIEVILVTVVSLLSLALPYLARTGALPTTWTVHTTRLARLVANAPYVLLAAVYVVLDLVNRSADNGWGGIGTALSLGLAGAFLAAQPRQAELGPVEQDRAASRVWTLVLTVVAGVAVVGALIAFLLTFSLGVSALLLLRFLVAGAVTVALVGWPVWGILRRDEAWRLVLVGLGIALVVLFVLNTSNLLVSFDSFALGQFGLLLVPAAAAVASSPALARTTSSQSPVSTWVAVAVNTLDLVVVVALGTALTGVFTLANGASGSVLILSIVFGLLAAGAALVARRSLARDAVAGRTLALGAAGVVAILGIVLLIVATNQPGAGFGTTLLLLAYGLPLIVVFALTVPAEVRTHFAENRPSSLVGADAAPSAYVWQPPAPRPARPKPAQEPVAGPYGSGSYATGPDGYGPEAGEHEPDQVAAPSRPTPVRAPAQSAQPVQSAQQPQQPQQPQQPQSAQPVQQVRYQPTQEPTQPVRQDPQPQPSRPVEQYQPTQVLPAQGGSSSHPVQPVVPERSGYAARPGYAAQSVGDTAVLPPYQDPQPVGFSAAQALDPSTPLEVLAQIVQEAPHLRPQVAANPSTYPALLEWLGNLGDPAVDAALRSRGR, translated from the coding sequence ATGACCAACGAGACCGACCCTGGGCCTGGCCCCGATCAGCAGTCACCGACTCCGGCCGGCGGGGCCGCGAAGGCTCCGTCGTCCGACACGCCCGCGACGGGTACGGCCCCGGCGGCGGCGCGCGTTGCCGAGCAGAAGCCGGAGGCGGCCGCCGGGAGCAACCCGTTCGCCGGCATCCCCGTGAGCGACTACGTGCGCGACGGCGTGGCGGCCCTGCTGCTCTTCGTCTCGCTCACGATGCCGTGGGACGTCGGGCACAAGGCGTCGGACAAGATCGAGGTCATCCTCGTCACGGTCGTCTCGTTGCTCTCGCTCGCGCTGCCGTACCTGGCACGGACCGGTGCGCTGCCCACGACGTGGACGGTGCACACGACCCGCCTCGCGCGTCTCGTCGCGAACGCCCCGTACGTGCTCCTGGCGGCGGTCTACGTCGTCCTGGACCTGGTCAACCGGTCGGCCGACAACGGCTGGGGCGGCATCGGGACCGCTCTCTCGCTCGGACTCGCGGGGGCGTTCCTCGCGGCCCAGCCGCGCCAGGCCGAGCTCGGCCCGGTCGAGCAGGACAGGGCAGCCTCGCGCGTCTGGACGCTGGTCCTGACCGTCGTCGCGGGCGTGGCGGTCGTCGGTGCGCTGATCGCGTTCCTGCTCACCTTCTCCCTCGGCGTGTCCGCCCTGCTGCTGCTCCGGTTCCTCGTCGCCGGCGCCGTGACCGTGGCGCTCGTCGGGTGGCCCGTGTGGGGGATCCTGCGCCGCGACGAGGCCTGGCGCCTCGTGCTCGTCGGTCTGGGGATCGCGCTCGTGGTCCTCTTCGTCCTGAACACCAGCAACCTGCTGGTCAGCTTCGACTCGTTCGCGCTCGGGCAGTTCGGCCTGCTGCTCGTCCCCGCCGCTGCGGCGGTCGCCTCGTCGCCCGCGCTCGCGCGGACCACCTCCTCGCAGTCGCCCGTCTCGACGTGGGTCGCCGTCGCGGTGAACACGCTCGACCTCGTCGTCGTCGTCGCCCTCGGAACCGCGCTGACCGGTGTCTTCACGCTCGCGAACGGCGCGAGCGGGTCGGTCCTCATCCTGTCGATCGTGTTCGGGCTCCTCGCTGCGGGCGCCGCGCTCGTGGCTCGTCGCTCGCTCGCCCGCGACGCCGTGGCCGGGCGGACGCTCGCGCTCGGCGCGGCAGGCGTCGTCGCGATCCTCGGCATCGTGCTCCTCATCGTCGCGACGAACCAGCCCGGGGCAGGCTTCGGCACGACGCTGCTCCTGCTGGCGTACGGGCTGCCGCTCATCGTGGTCTTCGCGCTCACGGTGCCGGCCGAGGTCCGGACGCACTTCGCGGAGAACCGCCCGTCGTCGCTCGTCGGGGCCGACGCCGCGCCGAGCGCGTACGTCTGGCAGCCGCCCGCGCCGCGCCCGGCTCGTCCCAAGCCCGCGCAGGAGCCGGTCGCGGGTCCGTACGGCAGCGGCAGCTACGCGACGGGCCCGGACGGGTACGGCCCAGAGGCCGGCGAGCACGAGCCCGACCAGGTCGCGGCCCCGTCGCGTCCGACACCTGTCCGCGCTCCGGCACAGTCGGCCCAGCCCGTGCAGTCTGCCCAGCAGCCTCAGCAGCCTCAGCAGCCTCAGCAGCCCCAGTCGGCGCAGCCCGTGCAACAGGTCCGCTACCAGCCGACCCAGGAGCCGACGCAGCCGGTCCGTCAGGACCCGCAGCCGCAGCCTTCCCGCCCGGTCGAGCAGTACCAGCCGACCCAGGTCCTGCCGGCGCAGGGGGGCTCGTCGTCGCACCCCGTGCAGCCGGTCGTCCCCGAGCGTTCGGGCTACGCGGCGCGACCGGGTTACGCGGCACAGTCCGTGGGTGACACGGCGGTCCTGCCCCCGTACCAGGACCCGCAGCCGGTCGGGTTCAGCGCCGCTCAGGCACTGGACCCGTCCACGCCGCTCGAGGTGCTCGCGCAGATCGTCCAGGAGGCCCCGCACCTGCGCCCCCAGGTCGCGGCCAACCCGTCGACGTACCCCGCGCTGCTCGAGTGGCTCGGCAACCTGGGCGACCCTGCGGTCGACGCCGCCCTGCGTTCGCGCGGCCGCTGA
- a CDS encoding VOC family protein codes for MTLSIGMVTVDSTDPRPLAQWWARQTGGKVIDEADGWFLEVVPSQEGTGPVLGFQKVEDPTPGKNRIHLDASTADRAAEVARLLADGASLVAEHTIPGYRWSVLADPQGNQFCVGEADESATEIS; via the coding sequence ATGACTCTTTCGATCGGTATGGTCACGGTGGACTCGACCGACCCGCGCCCGCTGGCGCAGTGGTGGGCCCGGCAGACGGGCGGGAAGGTGATCGACGAGGCCGACGGCTGGTTCCTCGAGGTCGTCCCCTCCCAGGAGGGCACGGGGCCCGTGCTGGGGTTCCAGAAGGTCGAGGACCCGACGCCCGGCAAGAACAGGATCCACCTCGACGCGTCGACCGCCGACCGTGCGGCGGAGGTCGCGCGCCTGCTGGCGGACGGAGCCTCGCTGGTCGCCGAGCACACGATCCCCGGCTACCGGTGGTCGGTGCTCGCGGACCCGCAGGGCAACCAGTTCTGCGTGGGCGAGGCGGACGAGAGCGCGACCGAGATCTCCTGA
- a CDS encoding alpha/beta hydrolase family protein, translating to MIFRTAATSAALAIGLALVGAVTGPQWSPVPVTDHLEPTTSDTTIGGQGPDVQPVGTYEVRETPVVVRLDGTSVEGIVREPVDAPEGRPGVVFLHGAGTGAADEAFVDVATDMASAGVVTLVPSKRLDTYTTRHRDYVDMARDYEHSVDLLRTRPSVDPDKVGLYAESEGTWIAPVLVDQDPDVSFLVMVSAPVVPPRQQAGFAVDSYLRNTGVPQGVFRAIPRAVGMEMPGGGFEYADFDVTPYLSRLDVPTLVVYGTADPSMPIEQGALRIIAEAGANGNHDVTVRYYEGANHGIKIDDVLVPEFARDVSAWVQGLVGTAGAPPTVAGGQPNQLYLASAVPNPRWYGNGDIVIGFVIVGGVLLVVGPLVWLVTGSVRRLRRTPHAAGRLAPGLRWPLVGLATGSVATMIGLVVYLVSVARLALDYRTDAWVVQGGWVAVRLLGLATVVAAAFIINRLSDLRTARKTVDASPEGGVVVRPATGVGARTTLWATVAGSTILLVTLAYWGVYQLGI from the coding sequence GTGATCTTCCGTACCGCGGCGACGAGCGCCGCCCTCGCGATCGGGCTCGCCCTGGTCGGGGCCGTGACCGGACCCCAGTGGTCCCCGGTCCCGGTCACCGACCACCTCGAGCCCACCACCTCCGACACGACGATCGGCGGGCAGGGGCCCGACGTCCAGCCCGTGGGGACCTACGAGGTCCGGGAGACCCCGGTCGTCGTCAGGCTCGACGGCACGAGCGTCGAGGGGATCGTGCGCGAGCCGGTCGACGCCCCGGAAGGGCGCCCGGGAGTGGTGTTCCTGCACGGCGCGGGCACGGGGGCGGCCGACGAGGCGTTCGTCGACGTCGCGACCGACATGGCGAGCGCGGGAGTCGTGACGCTCGTGCCCTCGAAGCGGCTCGACACGTACACGACCCGGCACCGCGACTACGTCGACATGGCCCGGGACTACGAGCACTCGGTCGACCTGCTGCGGACCAGGCCCTCGGTCGACCCGGACAAGGTGGGGTTGTACGCCGAGTCCGAGGGGACGTGGATCGCGCCCGTCCTGGTGGACCAGGACCCCGACGTGTCCTTCCTGGTCATGGTCTCCGCGCCCGTGGTGCCGCCACGCCAGCAGGCGGGCTTCGCCGTCGACTCCTACCTGCGCAACACGGGCGTGCCGCAGGGGGTGTTCCGCGCGATCCCGCGCGCCGTCGGCATGGAGATGCCCGGGGGAGGGTTCGAGTACGCGGACTTCGACGTCACGCCCTACCTCTCGCGCCTCGACGTGCCGACCCTCGTGGTCTACGGCACGGCGGACCCGTCGATGCCGATCGAGCAGGGCGCGCTGCGCATCATCGCGGAGGCGGGGGCGAACGGGAACCATGACGTGACCGTGCGCTACTACGAGGGCGCGAACCACGGCATCAAGATCGACGACGTCCTCGTGCCGGAGTTCGCGCGCGACGTCTCGGCGTGGGTCCAGGGACTCGTGGGCACCGCCGGTGCCCCGCCGACCGTGGCGGGCGGCCAGCCGAACCAGCTCTACCTGGCCTCGGCCGTGCCCAACCCCCGGTGGTACGGCAACGGCGACATCGTCATCGGGTTCGTGATCGTGGGTGGCGTGCTGCTCGTCGTGGGGCCGCTCGTGTGGCTCGTGACGGGGTCGGTGCGCAGGCTGCGCCGTACGCCGCACGCGGCCGGGCGGCTCGCGCCGGGACTGCGGTGGCCGCTCGTGGGTCTGGCGACCGGGTCGGTCGCGACCATGATCGGTCTCGTCGTCTACCTGGTCTCGGTCGCGCGGCTGGCCCTCGACTACCGGACGGACGCGTGGGTGGTCCAGGGCGGGTGGGTCGCCGTCCGTCTCCTGGGGCTGGCGACCGTCGTGGCCGCGGCGTTCATCATCAACCGTCTGTCCGACCTCCGGACGGCCCGCAAGACGGTCGACGCCTCCCCGGAGGGGGGCGTGGTGGTCCGGCCTGCGACCGGCGTCGGCGCCCGCACGACGTTGTGGGCGACCGTCGCGGGGTCGACGATCCTGCTCGTGACGCTCGCGTACTGGGGTGTGTACCAGCTCGGCATCTGA
- a CDS encoding outer membrane protein assembly factor BamB family protein — translation MAPRRREHDAHAVELVEVAELDDDFDAEPSVATGPRRGSAGARTGGTAARDAGAGSSRVGVGPASDGAPDGSPEPRGRRSGVLGHVILGAVLLLCVLGASFAVGAVLERARAARVAAQAGGLWPVTVEPASVWRASTGAGLPAAVEGQVVVVGPGGTLSARDLTTGEEVWAADLPSGATTCGPDLLDPDVVGSPLVCVTVRGSPPVAGRGDDGFPLLVTVLDRSGRVVGSRGLADRIEAAVPLAGGQVATAVRATDGVVVTWEGALDGVVERVRTVGVDQDRVDGVGATGIDGAPSGTVPPDGLGLVAARGLLQVRSGGASTTFDAHGDPLTERAGMRTRGWLGQAGLPGGSSARVVDDRRTGWEDRVDVTGADGRVRFSMAGEPFLPQVADDGPPPVVVVRMPGFTGYDASTGRRLWHREEWPEVLWLQTDDVVVVESGSRLLALESRTGREIWQRWLPAEVVRVFTDGDSVLLATVGDGLGGTDGAATSVVSVSLFDGRTEWRRALDGDYYEVVSAQGVLFAVTRTEVVRLGRGSRRHRVGDLSHR, via the coding sequence GTGGCTCCACGACGTCGTGAGCACGATGCCCACGCCGTCGAGCTGGTCGAGGTGGCCGAGCTCGACGACGACTTCGACGCGGAGCCGTCGGTCGCGACCGGGCCCAGGCGGGGGAGCGCCGGAGCGCGCACGGGGGGCACCGCTGCCCGGGATGCGGGAGCCGGCTCGTCGCGTGTCGGCGTCGGACCTGCGTCGGACGGTGCGCCCGACGGGTCGCCCGAGCCGCGTGGCCGAAGGAGCGGCGTGCTCGGCCACGTGATCCTCGGCGCGGTCCTCCTGCTCTGCGTCCTCGGGGCGTCGTTCGCGGTCGGCGCTGTGCTCGAACGGGCGAGGGCAGCCCGGGTGGCGGCACAGGCGGGAGGGTTGTGGCCCGTCACGGTCGAGCCCGCGAGCGTGTGGCGGGCGTCGACGGGGGCGGGGCTGCCCGCAGCCGTCGAGGGGCAGGTCGTCGTCGTCGGCCCGGGTGGGACGTTGTCCGCCCGTGACCTCACCACGGGTGAGGAGGTGTGGGCCGCCGACCTGCCGTCCGGAGCGACCACGTGCGGGCCCGACCTCCTCGACCCGGACGTCGTGGGTTCGCCCCTCGTGTGCGTCACGGTCCGCGGTTCCCCTCCGGTCGCCGGTCGGGGCGACGACGGGTTCCCGCTTCTCGTGACGGTCCTGGACCGGTCCGGGCGGGTCGTCGGGTCGCGTGGGCTGGCGGACAGGATCGAGGCGGCGGTCCCGCTCGCGGGAGGTCAGGTCGCGACGGCCGTCCGGGCGACGGACGGCGTGGTCGTCACGTGGGAGGGTGCGCTCGACGGTGTCGTCGAGAGGGTGCGGACGGTCGGTGTCGACCAGGACCGGGTGGACGGCGTCGGGGCCACGGGGATCGACGGGGCGCCGTCGGGGACGGTGCCCCCCGACGGCCTCGGCCTGGTCGCGGCGCGCGGGTTGCTGCAGGTCCGGTCGGGCGGCGCGTCGACGACCTTCGACGCGCACGGCGACCCGCTCACCGAGCGTGCAGGCATGCGGACGCGGGGCTGGTTGGGGCAAGCCGGCCTCCCTGGAGGTTCGTCGGCCCGGGTGGTCGACGACCGCCGGACGGGGTGGGAGGACCGCGTCGACGTGACGGGGGCGGACGGTCGGGTGCGGTTCAGCATGGCCGGTGAACCGTTCCTGCCGCAGGTCGCCGATGACGGACCTCCCCCGGTCGTCGTGGTCCGGATGCCTGGCTTCACGGGGTACGACGCGAGCACGGGCCGTCGGCTCTGGCACCGGGAGGAGTGGCCCGAGGTGCTCTGGCTCCAGACCGACGACGTCGTGGTGGTGGAGTCGGGGTCGCGGCTGCTCGCGCTCGAGTCCCGGACCGGGCGTGAGATCTGGCAGCGCTGGTTGCCCGCGGAGGTCGTCCGGGTGTTCACCGACGGGGACTCGGTGCTGCTCGCGACCGTCGGCGACGGGCTCGGTGGGACGGACGGCGCCGCGACGAGCGTCGTGTCCGTGAGCCTGTTCGACGGACGCACCGAGTGGCGCAGAGCCCTCGACGGCGACTACTACGAGGTCGTGTCCGCGCAGGGGGTGCTGTTCGCGGTGACGAGGACGGAGGTCGTGCGCCTGGGTCGTGGGTCGCGCAGGCACAGAGTGGGAGACTTGAGCCATCGGTGA
- the recO gene encoding DNA repair protein RecO — translation MVLYRDEAIVLRAQKLGEADRIVTLLTRENGKVRAVGKGVRRTSSRFGARLEPFMFVDVQLHVGRSLDVVTQAETVGPYARAICEDYGLYTAGAAMLETAERLVEAEKEPAVQQFWLLAGALRSLAGHAHAPGLVLDSYLLRAFAVAGWAPSFTDCSRCGEPGPHRSFAVALGGAVCSRCRPPGSTSPAPETFSLLAALLAGEWDVADASDVRHRKEASGLVAAYSQYHLERTLRSLRMVERDDAGTPRAGGEA, via the coding sequence GTGGTCCTCTACCGAGACGAAGCGATCGTCCTGCGCGCCCAGAAGCTGGGCGAGGCGGACCGCATCGTCACCCTGCTCACGCGCGAGAACGGCAAGGTCCGGGCCGTGGGCAAGGGCGTGCGCCGCACGTCCTCGCGCTTCGGGGCGCGGCTCGAGCCGTTCATGTTCGTCGACGTCCAGCTCCACGTGGGCAGGTCGCTCGACGTCGTGACGCAGGCGGAGACCGTGGGGCCCTATGCGCGCGCGATCTGCGAGGACTACGGCCTGTACACGGCGGGGGCCGCGATGCTGGAGACGGCCGAGCGGCTCGTCGAGGCCGAGAAGGAGCCTGCCGTCCAGCAGTTCTGGCTGCTCGCCGGAGCGCTGCGGTCGCTCGCGGGGCACGCGCACGCGCCGGGCCTGGTGCTCGACTCCTACCTCCTGCGCGCCTTCGCGGTCGCCGGGTGGGCGCCGAGCTTCACCGACTGCTCGCGCTGCGGCGAGCCCGGCCCGCACCGGTCGTTCGCGGTGGCGCTGGGCGGGGCGGTCTGCTCACGGTGCAGGCCGCCGGGGTCGACGTCCCCGGCCCCCGAGACCTTCTCCCTGCTCGCGGCGCTGCTCGCGGGCGAGTGGGACGTGGCGGACGCGTCGGACGTGCGCCACCGCAAGGAAGCCAGCGGCCTCGTGGCCGCCTACAGCCAATATCACCTGGAGAGAACGTTGCGATCACTGCGGATGGTGGAACGAGACGACGCGGGTACTCCGCGGGCCGGGGGAGAGGCCTGA
- the leuA gene encoding 2-isopropylmalate synthase: MSTTAQTPQTSTRSAQQPSGMPVHKYEPFHEQFDVSLPDRTWPDRRIEKAPRWCAVDLRDGNQALIEPMNAERKLKMFQLLVEMGYKEIEVGFPSASQTDFDFVRLLIEEGHIPDDVVIQVLTQSREHLIARTYESLRGAKQAIVHLYNSTSRLQREVVFCTDREGIIAIAVNGAKLCRKFEETIPETTVFYEYSPESYTGTELEFAVEICNEVIEVFEPTPERKVIINLPATVEMATPNVYADSIEWMNRHLAHRENVVLSLHPHNDRGTAVAAAELGYQAGADRIEGCLFGNGERTGNVCLVTLGMNLFSQGIDPEIDFSDMDRIRRTVEHCNQIAVHERHPYAGDLVFTAFSGSHQDAIKKGLDAMAAEAEAAGKGVDDLVWGVPYLPIDPKDVGRSYEAVIRVNSQSGKGGISYLLQSERHLDLPRRLQIEFSRVVQAFTDAGGQEVTGDDIWRIFSDEYLPVAPESGLEPWGRLKLRGTRAASSEDGPDTLAVDVLDRGEHLTLEGSGNGPVAAFVDAIAQVGVEVRVLDYAEHALSEGGDATAAAYVECQVGDDVLWGVGIDPSITTASLKAIVSAVNRAERSEG, from the coding sequence ATGAGCACCACGGCGCAGACCCCCCAGACCAGCACCCGCTCCGCACAGCAGCCGTCCGGCATGCCCGTGCACAAGTACGAGCCGTTCCACGAGCAGTTCGACGTGTCGCTGCCGGACCGGACGTGGCCGGACAGGCGCATCGAGAAGGCCCCGCGCTGGTGCGCGGTCGACCTGCGCGACGGCAACCAGGCGCTGATCGAGCCCATGAACGCCGAGCGCAAGCTGAAGATGTTCCAGCTGCTCGTCGAGATGGGCTACAAGGAGATCGAGGTCGGGTTCCCGTCGGCCTCGCAGACCGACTTCGACTTCGTGCGCCTGCTCATCGAGGAGGGGCACATCCCGGACGACGTCGTGATCCAGGTCCTGACGCAGTCCCGCGAGCACCTGATCGCCCGTACGTACGAGTCGCTGCGGGGCGCGAAGCAGGCGATCGTGCACCTGTACAACTCGACGTCGCGGCTCCAGCGCGAGGTCGTGTTCTGCACCGACCGTGAGGGAATCATCGCGATCGCGGTGAACGGCGCCAAGCTGTGCCGCAAGTTCGAGGAGACCATCCCGGAGACCACGGTCTTCTACGAGTACTCGCCCGAGTCCTACACGGGCACCGAGCTCGAGTTCGCCGTGGAGATCTGCAACGAGGTCATCGAGGTCTTCGAGCCGACGCCGGAGCGCAAGGTCATCATCAACCTGCCGGCGACGGTCGAGATGGCGACGCCCAACGTCTACGCCGACTCGATCGAGTGGATGAACCGGCACCTGGCGCACCGCGAGAACGTCGTCCTGTCGCTGCACCCGCACAACGACCGCGGGACGGCCGTGGCCGCCGCGGAGCTGGGCTACCAGGCCGGGGCGGACCGCATCGAGGGCTGCCTGTTCGGCAACGGCGAGCGCACGGGCAACGTCTGCCTGGTGACGCTCGGCATGAACCTGTTCAGCCAGGGCATCGACCCGGAGATCGACTTCTCCGACATGGACCGTATCCGTCGCACGGTCGAGCACTGCAACCAGATCGCCGTGCACGAGCGTCACCCGTACGCGGGCGACCTGGTCTTCACCGCGTTCTCGGGCTCGCACCAGGACGCGATCAAGAAGGGCCTGGACGCCATGGCCGCGGAGGCCGAGGCTGCGGGCAAGGGCGTCGACGACCTGGTCTGGGGCGTGCCGTACCTGCCGATCGACCCCAAGGACGTGGGCCGGTCGTACGAGGCAGTGATCCGCGTCAACTCGCAGTCGGGCAAGGGCGGTATCTCGTACCTGCTGCAGTCCGAGCGCCACCTGGACCTGCCGCGTCGCCTGCAGATCGAGTTCTCGCGCGTCGTCCAGGCGTTCACGGACGCCGGGGGCCAGGAGGTCACGGGCGACGACATCTGGCGGATCTTCTCGGACGAGTACCTGCCGGTCGCTCCTGAGTCGGGCCTGGAGCCGTGGGGCCGGCTGAAGCTGCGGGGGACCCGCGCGGCGTCGTCGGAGGACGGCCCGGACACCCTGGCGGTCGACGTGCTGGACCGTGGTGAGCACCTGACACTCGAGGGCTCGGGCAACGGTCCGGTCGCGGCGTTCGTCGACGCGATCGCGCAGGTGGGTGTCGAGGTCCGTGTCCTGGACTACGCCGAGCACGCGCTCTCGGAGGGCGGTGACGCGACGGCCGCCGCGTACGTCGAGTGCCAGGTCGGCGACGACGTGCTGTGGGGCGTCGGGATCGACCCGTCGATCACCACGGCCTCGCTGAAGGCGATCGTCTCGGCCGTGAACCGCGCGGAGCGCTCCGAGGGCTGA
- a CDS encoding outer membrane protein assembly factor BamB family protein: protein MGRRPRGTARSSVRVFAIEDADEDLAEQGPSGPRSRGAVPDGGASVQGPADGPVPQVLSGAEPQVDERLARRPWSRRSRLFVGAGVSVVALLVVGGVVRGEMNESARVDRVIAAGGIRPLGPEVGVLWRIEPTGSGDEDSPTGWWLSPAVVDGTLVVQGSPVVGYDPTTGRELWRGAPRPASDTAKVTTACTGTGTWEVQEDPLVCTTFELRSVPTVGATFEQSFPVRVDVMVAATGEVTGTRTFGEETQGAAFFDDGIASVRWGDDGHVVVDLEDRATGELRWSREIAQERGSSPEGEYLGLQDGGSVLMVAVAGRLVTLDADGRTVDEAEESWTIPLRDGLALVQHPDGGSTVLDRHGAELFRTRGTVQEFTATDGGPTAAFFVTEGGGVMDESGNIERPRTTALDPATGRTRWSIDGVAAPVAQVGDVGILSRAGRLWAVDLGSGERLWESSEVLTYTSAHTDGTDLYLMGPSATGGTRVTAVSVDSGQELWSSDLEDSAAWGVGVRGTLVVATDDGTLLGIG from the coding sequence ATGGGACGACGTCCGCGGGGCACGGCGAGGTCGAGCGTGCGCGTCTTCGCGATCGAGGACGCCGACGAGGACCTGGCCGAGCAGGGCCCGTCCGGCCCGCGGTCGCGCGGCGCGGTGCCCGACGGCGGGGCGTCCGTCCAGGGGCCGGCCGACGGCCCGGTGCCGCAGGTCCTCTCCGGTGCCGAGCCGCAGGTCGACGAGCGGCTTGCCCGTCGACCGTGGTCGCGCAGGTCTCGCCTCTTCGTCGGGGCAGGGGTGTCCGTCGTCGCCCTCCTCGTCGTCGGAGGGGTCGTCCGTGGCGAGATGAACGAGTCTGCCCGCGTCGATCGGGTGATCGCGGCCGGCGGGATTCGGCCCCTGGGCCCGGAGGTGGGCGTCCTGTGGCGGATCGAGCCGACCGGCTCGGGCGACGAGGATTCCCCGACGGGATGGTGGTTGTCACCCGCCGTGGTGGACGGGACGCTCGTCGTGCAAGGGAGCCCGGTGGTCGGCTACGACCCGACGACAGGTCGGGAGCTGTGGCGCGGCGCGCCCCGGCCCGCGTCGGACACGGCGAAGGTCACGACCGCGTGCACGGGTACGGGCACGTGGGAGGTGCAGGAGGACCCGCTGGTCTGCACGACGTTCGAGCTCCGGTCGGTCCCGACCGTCGGGGCGACGTTCGAGCAGTCGTTCCCGGTGCGCGTCGACGTCATGGTCGCCGCGACCGGAGAGGTCACGGGCACCCGCACGTTCGGCGAGGAGACGCAGGGTGCCGCCTTCTTCGACGACGGCATCGCCTCGGTCAGGTGGGGGGACGACGGACACGTGGTGGTCGACCTGGAGGACCGGGCCACGGGAGAGCTGCGCTGGTCGCGGGAGATCGCCCAGGAGCGTGGGAGCAGCCCGGAGGGGGAGTACCTGGGACTGCAGGACGGCGGCTCGGTGCTCATGGTCGCGGTCGCAGGCCGTCTGGTGACCCTGGACGCGGACGGCCGGACCGTGGACGAGGCCGAGGAGTCGTGGACCATCCCCCTGCGGGACGGGCTCGCCCTCGTCCAGCACCCCGACGGGGGCTCGACGGTCCTGGACCGTCACGGGGCGGAGCTCTTCCGCACCCGGGGCACCGTCCAGGAGTTCACCGCGACGGACGGAGGGCCGACGGCGGCGTTCTTCGTCACCGAGGGCGGCGGTGTGATGGACGAGTCCGGGAACATCGAGCGGCCGCGCACGACAGCGCTCGACCCGGCGACCGGACGGACCCGGTGGAGCATCGACGGGGTCGCCGCCCCGGTCGCCCAGGTGGGCGATGTCGGGATCCTGTCGAGGGCAGGTCGGCTGTGGGCGGTGGACCTGGGCTCCGGGGAACGGTTGTGGGAGTCCTCCGAGGTCCTGACCTATACGTCGGCGCACACCGACGGGACGGACCTGTACCTCATGGGACCGAGCGCGACGGGCGGGACCCGGGTCACGGCGGTCTCCGTGGACTCCGGGCAGGAGCTGTGGTCGAGCGACCTCGAGGACTCCGCCGCGTGGGGGGTCGGCGTGCGTGGGACGCTCGTCGTCGCGACCGACGACGGCACGCTGCTGGGCATCGGCTGA
- a CDS encoding isoprenyl transferase, which produces MGRGIQPPPPHPSGATAPNIPARFVPNHVAIVMDGNGRWANERGLPRTEGHKAGEAALLDVVAGAIEIGVKHVSAYAFSTENWKRSPEEVRFLMQFNRDVIRRRRDEMSSWGVRMRWAGRRPRLWGSVIKELEDAERLTKDNDTCTLTMCVNYGGRAEIADAAQAIAREVAAGRLDPRKVTEKTVAKYLDEPDLPDVDLFLRSSGEQRTSNFMIWQAAYAEMVFLPEHWPDVDRRSLWRAVEEYASRDRRYGGAIDKSAESADIP; this is translated from the coding sequence ATGGGGCGAGGGATCCAGCCGCCCCCGCCGCACCCGTCGGGGGCGACGGCGCCGAACATCCCGGCCCGGTTCGTGCCGAACCACGTCGCGATCGTCATGGACGGCAACGGTCGGTGGGCCAACGAGCGGGGGCTCCCGCGCACCGAGGGGCACAAGGCCGGGGAGGCCGCGCTGCTCGACGTCGTGGCGGGCGCGATCGAGATCGGCGTCAAGCACGTCTCGGCGTACGCGTTCTCGACCGAGAACTGGAAGCGCTCACCCGAGGAGGTCCGCTTCCTCATGCAGTTCAACCGGGACGTGATCAGGCGCCGTCGTGACGAGATGAGCAGCTGGGGCGTGCGCATGCGCTGGGCGGGGCGTCGGCCGCGTCTGTGGGGCTCGGTCATCAAGGAGCTCGAGGACGCCGAGCGGCTCACCAAGGACAACGACACGTGCACGCTCACGATGTGCGTGAACTACGGCGGGCGCGCCGAGATCGCGGACGCCGCGCAGGCCATCGCGCGGGAGGTCGCCGCGGGCCGGCTCGACCCGAGGAAGGTCACCGAGAAGACGGTCGCGAAGTACCTGGACGAGCCCGACCTGCCGGACGTGGACCTGTTCCTGCGGTCCTCGGGCGAGCAGCGGACGTCGAACTTCATGATCTGGCAGGCCGCGTACGCCGAGATGGTCTTCCTGCCAGAGCACTGGCCCGACGTCGACCGGCGCAGCCTGTGGCGTGCGGTCGAGGAGTACGCGAGCCGTGACCGGCGCTACGGCGGGGCGATCGACAAGTCGGCAGAGTCGGCCGACATCCCCTGA